DNA from Rubripirellula lacrimiformis:
TGCCCGATTCTGGAATCAATTGGTTGCCGCAGCGATGCAGCCGCCCTATTCGTCCAGCGACGAATATGCGGCGATCGGTACGGACAAAATCGAATACTCCCCAAGCGAATCCCCCGTCATCCGGGCCCGTCTGCAGGACACAGGCGGGAAAGCGGTCGGCGATGCGACGGTCGATGCATTGATCATCGCCAACGATCAGGTCGTCGCGACGGTGCCGCTATCGGTGGATGATCCTGCGCGAGGCACGTATCAAGGATCCGCCGGGATGCTTGCCGAAGGTGCTTATCAGATTCGAATTCGGGCCAGCGGATTTGATGCGTCCGCTCTTCAGGCGTCGACTCCGATTTGGGTGGGCCAGTGGAACATGTCCGAAAGCAGTCCCGTTGGTTTGGACGCCAGCGGATTGGCGGAAATCGCCAGCGCAGGCGGCGGAGTCTATCTGCATGAATCTTCCGCGGCGCAGATTCTAGAACGATTGAAGCCGCTGTCCTCGGGAACCATCGTGGATTCGGATATCGTTGTCTGGCAGTCGTTCTATTGGTTCTGGGCTGTGATCGTGTTGTTGGGTGTCGAGTGGTTGATGCGTAAACGTGCAGGATTGGTGTAGCCATGGCTTCCATGATCAACGAATGGCAAGACGGACTCGAATTGAGTCCTGCGACCCGCGGCACCTTGGCCAGGTTCGCCAAACGTCGCCGCCTGTTGCTGGTGCTAAGAGCCTTTGCTGCCGGATTGACCGTGTTGTTGACCAGCATGCTGGTGATCGCCGCGGTCGATTACGGATGGATCATTGGTGATGGACTGCGCTGGACGCTTGGCATTGTCAGCTATGTCGCCACGGTGGCCGCCATGTGGGGGTTCGGTTTGGGGCAATTGCGCAGCGATGATCCACGCCGTATCGCCCGCCAGATCGAGAGTGCAGATCCGCGATTGCGAGAAGACCTGTTGTCGGCAGTTGAACTGGCGGATCCGGAAAGTGCGAACGGGTCAGACGCGTTTCGCCGTCGATTGCAAACGTCCATGGGGCGACGAACATCGTCGATCAATGTCGCCGAATTGTTGCCGATCGAGATCATCCGTCGTTGGTTGATGGGGGGAATGGCTTTTGTCGTGGTCTGTGTTCTGCTGACACTGATCCCACGGGCCCAATTTGGACGTCGATTCGCCCGCGCGATTCTGCCGGGCTTCGCAATCCAGCGGGCATCGATGACTGATTTGACGATCATCGATCCATCGCCACCGTCCGGATTCGTCGCGCAAGGAGACGCTGTCGGCGTGACGGTCGATGTCAGTGGTGTTGCTGTCGACGAGGTTACGTTGCACTGGACGACCGCAGACGGAACCGTGGGTCAGACTCCGATGACTCGCCGCGTGTCCGTGGTCGATCCGAGTGATGTGGTAACGATTGATGATTCGGATCCGGATCCGGGAGCGAATCGGGATCCGCAGTCGGCATCGAATCGCCATCGATACGCCGCCAATTTGCTAGTCGGTAGCGATCAAATTCAGTATCGGATTATCGCTGGTGATGCCGTAACGCTTTGGCATCGCTTGACCCCGCTACCGCGGCCGCATGCGGTCGCGTTTTCCAAACGATACCGGTTCCCCAGCTACGCCAAGCTTGATGACCGAATCGAACAGGCGGATCATGGCGATCTAGAAGCGTTGGTCGGTACGCGTGCCGAGATCACAGTTGAATTCGACGAACCCGTCGATGATGCGAACGTTCGCTTCGGCGTGCGGGGGCCGGTCTATCCGATGGATTCGATCGATGGATCTGCCAAGGATTTTCGGACAACCATCCCCATCACGACGCCTTCGGAATACCAGATCGATGCCACTAGCAGTCGATCGGGTTTGAACAACCCGTTTAGTGACCAGTACCGTGTGACGCCTGTGATCGACCAGCAACCGGTGGTCCGTTGGGCGGATGACCAGGCAACGACGATTTTGGTATCGCCACTAGAACAGGTCGATCTGTCTGCGCTGGCCAGCGACGACTTGCCGCTAGATCGAATGATCCAAGAGTTCCAAATCAATGGTGATCCGTTGGTCCAACGGTTGGTTCGGATCGATGTCGCCAGCCGGCAATTGGAGATGAACTGGACTTGGGACTTGTTGCATCGGATCAATCAGGACGCGGAATCGGCCAAACTATCGGGCGGGGATATTGTTCGCGTCCGTCTCGTTGCTAGCGATCGGCTGGGCCAGCGAGGTGAATCACCGTTCATTGAATTGTTGGTAGCAGACGATCAGTTTGACGCTGATCGGCACAGCCATTTGGATTCGGTGGGGCGTGTGACCACTTTGGTTCGCGAGTGGACGTCGCGCGCCGAATCGATTCTTTCCGCCGCCATCGATCCAATCCAACAAGGCGATCCCGAGGCCATCGGCGTCCAGGGCATTGCCGCCGAAGAATTGCGGAAATCAACCGAAGCGTTGATCGATCGAATGCTTAGGCAAGTTGCTGCGTCGAACGATCTTGCCGAAGGCCGCGCCATCGAGTTGATGGGACTTGGCGTGATTGATCTGGATTTGCAACTTGGTCGCTTGTTCGAACTCACGCCCTGGATTGTCAATGAACGTCACGAATCCTGGGGCAACAATCGTCAACGAGAGCTTCAGCGGCAGGCAGGGCTAGCTCGTTCGCTTTCTCATCAAGCCAGTCGCTTGAACACTTTGGCTCAGATTGAATTCGCGCAGCAGTTCACAGTTGCCATCGCGACAGACGTGTTGGCGGTCGATCGCAGCTTGGAACCGTTGATCGAAAGCACGGCGAACGATCGATCGGTGATCCCTATCGAGCGCGTCCCGCAGTATTTGACCATGGTCACGGGGCGTCTTGATGCCATCGATCAGTTCTTGACCAAGCACGCCGCGAACTTGCCCGAATCAACTCGGCGACACTACGAACAGTGGAGCCGATGGTCCCAGCAGTGGGCGGGCAAGCTTGCGGATGTGGATCCATTGGACCGAACCGAAGAACAGATCCGAAATCTGATTCAGCAGTTCGCTTCGGAAATCCAAAACCAATACGACCATTCCATGGTGGATGGTCGCTTGTCGGCGGTGATGCAACAGGTCACCCGCGACGTACCACGCGAAATCGGTTTAATCGGGAATCTGATCGATTCGATGGGACGTGACGGACGTGAATCGAAACAGGCTGCGATCCGGGCTGCTGACGAAAACGATTCCAACAAAGCGGCGGAATCGGTGCGTGAAGCCAAGTTGAAGCAACTTGCCTTTCAACTCGAACGCGATTGCTTTTTGGCGCGAATCCATTCCGAGGAAACCTTGCATCGGCAGCTGCCGTCGGTCGATCTTCGCTACGCAGCCGATTTGAACTTGATTGCGCGGGCGGTCAAGAACGTCACGGAGGATGGGTTTTCGGACTATCAGGGGCAGGCCGCGGCGGAAGTGTTCGACAGCTTGGCGGAAGCTTTCCGGCTGATCGAATCGGCCCACAACGCCGAGATGGGGCTGCGAGAAATCCGTGCCTTGTGGGACGCGGAAAGACGTCTGGATGAGACCACGGTCGCAAAGTTTGGACACCCGGATTGGCTGGAACGATATCCCAGCGTGATGGAGTGGCCGGTGCGCGATCTGCAGAAAGCTGGCATCGATTGGAAACAGCTTCAACCCATCAGCGATTCTCGCGGCAGCGAAGATTTTGGTCAGGCCAAGAACCGAATCACGCGGCGACGATGGAGTCCCGAACCGATGTTGAGCGCGTCGGCTTCGTTAGGCCGAATTCATTCGGACGTCGCTCTAGTTTTGAAGTCGATCGAGCCTGAAACGGCCGAAGCGCGAAACGTGATTTTACGATATGTGTTGACGTTGCCCGAACAGGCGGCAAAGGCGGCCAAAGAGGTTCGTGACAGCAAGCAGGCTACCGCAGACCGTGCCGATGAATCGGACGCGACCCTCGAACAGGTCCAGGCCGTTCAGGCCGATGCCCAACGTGACGTCCAGGAAACCATGGAAGCGTTGATGGACTTTGCTAACACCGCGAACATGGGCGACGATTCACAGCGAGAATTGGCTCGCGATGCGGACGCCGCGGCGGCGAAGATCCAAGATCGAATGAAATCGGCCCAGCAGAAGATCATGGATGCAGCCAATGCCACAGACGATTTTGTGCGTCAGGAACTGCTGAACGAGAATATCGATGCGTTGGATGAATTGGCGAAGTCGCTAGAGGATACGGCCGATCATTTCGAGCGTGCTGCGAATGGCGAGGATGTATCCGAGTCGCGGCAAGATCTTCGGCAGGCCGAAGCCGATTTAAAGATCGCCGAGCAAATGCAACGTCGTTTTGACCAAGCCAAGACGATGGCACAGGCCGCCCAGAGTTCACCGCAGGAGATGATGCAGCGGTTGGAACAGGAACTGAAACGCAACCCGCCCATGCAGCAGGAATTATCCGAGATCGCTTCCGATGCAGTCGAAGAAGCGGTGCGTTCCCTGCAAGCGTCGGCTCGCGAAGAAGTCGAGATCGACCGATCCTTGCAACGCAGCGATTCTTCGTTCCAAGAGGCGAAGTACCGTGCGGCCCGTATGATGGTCAACGCCGCCCGTCGTGCAGCGACCGTCGATCAGTCCATGCTGGATACGCTTGATGGATCGGTGCAGTCGGCAAAATTGGACGATCTTCGGCAACAGGTCGAAGCCGCGCGTGACCCTATGCGTCGCCTGATCCAACAAATCAATGAAATGGGCGGGGATCAAGCTCCCCTGGTTAAGATCACCGACACTGCGGCTGCCATGGCGGACGCTGTGCTGCAGGCGACCAAGCGGCTGGACGAAATCAAAGATGCGGCAGCAGACGCGACGACGACCAACATCCACGCGGACGACGAAAAGCAAAGAGAAAACGAGACGAAGAAACTAGAACGAGATCAACGGAATATCCGGACCGCACGTTCCAATGCGGCCTCGCGTGAACGGCTTGATTGGACTTCATCCGCCAAGGATGCTGGCCGCAGAGTGATGGACTTCCAGCGAAAGAAGCGAGATTCCAAACAATCGATCCAGCAGCTTGAAAGTCGATTGGCCAAAAGTGACAAGGACCAAGACAATCTTCGTCGACAGATCGCACAGTCTCAGCAGCGACAGTCGCAAGCTGAGCGGGCCGAAACCGCTGCACGCGAAACGCAGAAGTTCGCCACCGAACAAAGCCTGCGAGCGAAAGAGCGGGAAAAAGATTTGCAAGCGATGCGTTTGGAACAGCTCGATCAACCCAACCCTGCTGCGCAGTTGGCCGTCCGGTTGGTGGAACAGACGAAAGACGAGCTGGAATCGATCCGCCAAGACATGTTGAAGGTTGCGGGAGAATCGGACCGGCTGGACCAACTTCGAGCGCCAAAGGACCAAGCCCGCGATCTGATGAATCGTCAACGGCAAACGACCGATGATGTGGCCGCTGCTGTGGATGATCTGCTGCGTGCCGCACGTCACGAATCGCGTTTGGATCGCCCATTGCCAGCAGCCGACCTGGATCAGGCAGCAGAGAACGTCCGTGAAGGTGCCCAGCGTGCCGCCGAAAGTGCCACGGACCAATTGCAGCAGGCGATGGAAGAAGCATCCGAATCGGCCCGTGCCAGCGAGATGGTTGCTGCGGCGGAGGCGAGTATTCGCGAAGCGGCCGATGCATTGACTGACCTGACCGACGGCTCGGATGGGAAGCCGAATGAATCGGCGGATGCCGCAGCCAACGAAGATCGTTCATCGAATCAAACTGCCAATGACTCGCAGGCTCGTGAACTGGCCCAGACCTTGGACGAATTGGATCAAGCATTGGCGGATTCGCAGGAACCGTCTTCGCCTGAATCCGGTGACCCGTCCGATTCCGAATCATCCAGCGATAGCGGCGAAGCTCCGTCGGAATCGTCTGACGCTCAAAACGCGGATTCCGGCGCCAGCGAAGGACAGGATGGCCAACCCGGGCAAGCCCAGCAGGGACAGGGGCAATCGGAACAGGGGCAATCGCAACAGCAATCGGGGCCGACCACTTCGGCCGAAGCGTCACCGACCTTGGCTAGTTTGATCGAGGCGGCGTCGCAAGCGGCCGCACGTCAACGCCAACAACAGATCAGTCCAACGCCTGGCGAAGGGGGACCACCCGGCGGGGCAGCACCCACTGCGCCATCGGAAAGTTCAGCCGCCGGTGATCCGTCTAGTTTGCCGGGTTCGGGGCTGATGCCCGACGGTGGGGCCATCGACGCAACGGGGTTCGATCGCGAAGGACTAGAATGGGGGGCACTACGCCAACGAAGGACCGAAGATGCGGTGGATTCCGCGTCGGTCAACGTTCCGATCCAATACCGGCGTGAAATCGAAGCCTATTTCCAAGCCATTGCCAAACAAGCGGCTCAGCAGCAGTGATGTCGAAGAATCATCCATCGTCGTTTCCACTCGGTCGCCGAAGCTATTTGCTTGGAGCCGGTGCTTGGTTGGCAGCGAACCTGGTCGGGAGCCAACGATCAGCTGGGCAAGAGTCCGCGTCGACGCTGTACTTGAAGGACGATGTCGATCAGGCGGTCGAATCCGGGATCGACTATCTGGTCAGCGTTGCTCGTCGTGACGGAGCGATCGCGGATCGTGGGCACGAGGTTTCGATGTCCGCGCTGGCCGTGATGGCGATGGCAGCCATCGGAACGCAACCTTCGGAGCATGATCCGCGCGGACAGGTCATGCAGAAAGCGATCGACTTCGTGCTCGATCCGTCGAACCAGACGATGGAAGGCTATTTTGGTGGCCGCGATGGTTCACGAATGTACGGCCATGGGATCGTGACGCTGATGCTGACCGAAATGTTGGGCATGGGGGCAACGATCGACCAGAACAATCGCATTCACAAGTCGCTGGTGGATGCGATTCAGGTCATCCTGGCCGCCCAAGCGGTAAAGAAGCCAGAGAAGTTGAAGGGCGGATGGCGATACACACCGGATAGTCGCGATTCGGACCTGTCAGTTTCCATCTGGCAGTTGATGGCACTGCGGTCGGCAAAGAACGATGGCCTGGATGTGCCGGGGGAATCGATTGACGACGCACTGCAGTATCTGCGTTATTCCTACGCATCGCCGCTGGACAATACGGGTGTGCCACGAGACAAGGTCAGTGGGTTTACCTACACGCCGGGAACCTATCACCCAACCTTCACAATGACTGCCGCGGGTCTTTTGGCGATGCAAGTTTGTGGTCAGTACGATTCGCCATTGGTTGCCGGAGCGTCAGAGTGGTTGCTGCAGCATCCGCCCAAGGCCAACGAGCGTTTTTTTCATTATGGCGTCTACTACTACGCCCAAGCGATGCATCAGGCGGGCGGCAAGTACGCCGAAAAGGCCGACAAATTGGTCCCGCAATTGTTACTGGATTCCCAGCAAGGCAACGGTGCCTGGATCGCTCGTGGCGGCGAAGAACGCAACATCGGCGCGGTGTACGCGACCGCTCTAACGCTGCTAAGCCTCAGTGTGCGATACCACTATCTTCCGATCTATCAACGCTAGCCTAGCTGCTCGCGATCACGTCGGGGTTCAACGTCGGTTCGGTTTCGAAAACGCTTTTATGGATCGGATTCCGGTGACGGGGTCGATTCAACGCTTTACTTTGGATCGGCCTGAATATCGATCGGGAGACAGCAGTTCGACCGAATCGATCGACGCTGGTTTTCGGTCCACCATTTCAGCCACCAGCTTGCCCGATACCATCGCCAAACTGATTCCCATCATCGCGTGACCGCTGGAGATCACAACGTTGTCCCAGGCTCGGGTTCGACCCAAGTACGGCAGCCCATCGGGGGAACAAGGGCGCAGCCCCACCCAGGGTTCACAGTCCGCAAAATCATCCGCCTGAAACTCGGGAAAGTACTGGGGGATCGATTTCAGGATCCCGCGCACTCGCGAATGAGACACCGTTTGATCGATGCCCGCAATCTCCATCGTCCCACCAAATCGCAAGGACCCATCCATGGGAGTCACCGCCACACGCGCTTCGGTCAAGATCGAGCAGATCGAGGGCAGTTGACGCGGTTGTTCCAGGGTCATGCTGTACCCCTTGCCCGCCTGAATCGGCAAGCGGATCCCCAATGCTTTGCTGATCGTAGGCGACCAAACACCGCCGCAGACGATGACTTCGTCGGCGGCCAGATCACCCGTGCTGGTGTTGACCGTTGTGATTTTAGAACCGGTGTTTTGGAAGCCCCGCCATTCGCACTGCCATCGAAATTCGACGCCGTCGTCCACCAAGCGTCGTTCTAGAACCGCCATCAATCGGTTGGGCGACAGATGGCAATCGTTGGGAAAGAACACGGCGCCACGGATGTCCATTGCGATCGACGGATCCAGCCGCGCCGCTTCGTCAGCCGTCAACACTTCGGCCGTCACGCCCAGACGGTTTGCTTCAGCGGCCGTCTCGATCTCTTCCTTCAGACCCGACTCGGTCTTGCATAGCATCAGCAGACCGTTGGGATGGAAATCGAATCCGCTTGGCAATTCGCTCTGCAATCGCTCGTACTCTGCCCGGCTTGCTAGATGCAGGTCGCGCAGCAGCGGCGATGATCGACGAACATGTTCATCGGTGGACGCCGATTTGAACTGCCAAAGCCAGGATGCTAGATCCAGTGATAGACGCGGCCGAATCGAAAATGGTGATTCGGGATTCGCCAGCCACTTCAACCCCATCGTGATCATGCCGGGCGCCGCCAACGGGACGAAATGGCTGGGCACGATCATCCCGGCATTGCCAAACGAGCAGCTGTCGCGATTGGGAAGATCACGATCGATCACCGTCACTTCATGACCAGCCGATCGGCAATAGCGTGCGGTTGCCAGTCCGATGATGCCACCACCAATGATCACGACACGTTTCGACACAGACTTTGATTCCCAGAATACGATTCGGCATCCGCCAGCGGTACGGTTGCGCCAGCGGCACGATCATCAGTGGCGCCGGACGCAGGCACCACTGGTGAAAGCAGGGTGGTGAAAGCAGGGTGGTGATTTGTTTCAAAAGCAACAGAGCGACGTTCAAGCCTAGGGATCAACGTCGGATGCCCCACGCAAACGGGTCGCGCGGGTCCAAACGAAGTCGACTTTCGGCTGTGACATGGGCGTTTCCAGTGATTCGCGGCACGATCCGATCAGGGGATTGTTGTGACCAATCGTACTGACCTGCAAAAGTTGTCCCCAAAATTCCCGCTTGGACCCAACGTTGGCCCGGCTGCAGTTTGCCATCGGCGGCTAAGCATGCCAATTTTGCGCTGGTCCCGGTCCCGCACGGCGATCGGTCGTATTCCAGCCCCGGACACAGGACAAAGTTTTGTGAATCAAAGGGTTCGTCGGTGGCGTCGGAAAACAGTTCAACGTGATCCACGTCGGGGTATCCCTGTTGGTTGATTGCACGCCGGATACTGGCCGCGTTTTGCTGCAGCTGTGGGATCCGTTGAGCCGACAAGCCGAACGTCGGTGATTTGACCAGGAAAAACCAGTTTCCGCCCCATGCAACATCCCCGGTCACGGTTCCAATTCTGTCGACCGATAGGACGACATCTTTGGCAACTCGGTAACTTTCGACGTTCGAAATCGTGATGCTGCGATCGTCATGAAGCGTGATGTTGACGATTCCCACCGACGTTTCGACGCGGCACAGACCGACATCCATTCGTCCCAGATGACGCAGCGTTTCGGCCACCCCGATCATGCCATGCCCGCACATCCCCAGGTAACCGACGTTGTTGAAAAAGATGACTCCGATGTCGGCATCTGGATCGGACGGCGTGCACAGCAACGCACCGACCATCACATCGCTGCCGCGAGGTTCGTGCACAATCGCGGTGCGAAAATGGTCGAACCGGTCACGCATCTGGTTCAATTGGTCACGAACACTTCCACCGCCTAGGTCGGGAACGCCCGCGACAACGACCCGGGTAGGTTCGCCCGCGGTATGCGAATCGATGACTTCGATCGTCTGGATCCCGCCGGTGGTGTCATGCATGATCCGAATTGGCTCCGCCGCTGGCTGCATCAAAGTCGCGTCCGGACCAGTTTTCCCACCACGTCAAAAACTGCTGTAGCTGCGATTCAACGTATCCTCGTTGACTGTCGCTAAGCCGGTCGCTTTCGTTGAACTGCAGTTCGTATTCGGCGTCTCCTAGTAGGACCAGCAGATACTTGTAGTACAAGACCAAGTCGGGGCCTTCGTCATAGGTCGACAAGACAATCAGTGCATCGTTCAACTCTTTGGCGTACCGTCGTGCCTGGGCATTGCCTTCGGCGGCGGCCGAGCAAAGTGAAACTAGTTGCAGGACTTGAAGTGGCAAACAGTTTCCAATTCCGGTGATCGCACCGGAGGCACCACAGTGGACGAACCCGTGGAACACCTGTGTGTCGACGCCGGCCATCAGCACAACGTTGTCGTCGGCACTGGTGATGTGTTCGCCGGCGTAGCTAAGTGCCTTGGCACCGCCGAATTCCTTGAATCCCACCAAACTGGGGAACTGACGACGCAGATCAAAGAACAGATCCGCTTTGGTTTCGAATCCGTAGTAGGGACTGTTGTAGATGACCGCGGGAAGCTTGGGCGCGGCGGTCAAAATCCGCCCAAAGTGATCGCGCTGTGCAACCGGCGAAGTTCCCCGTGATAGGACTCGGGGGATCACCATCAATCCGTGCGCACCTACCTTTTGTGCATGGGCCGCATGGTCAACTGCGATCGATGTGTTCTGGGCTCCGGTCCCCACAATCACCTTGATGCCTGCATCGACCAACGCGGCCACGCCGGTTTGCCGTTGGGCGTCGGTCAACAATGGCCAATCGCCCATCGATCCGCAGTACACCACTGCGTGCATCCCGGCATCGACCAACTGCTTTGCCTTCTTCACAAGGGCATCCCAGTCGGGCTGACGGTTGGCGTCACAGGGGGTCATCAATGCGGGAATACAACCCTGGAAAATCGAAGCGTCCATTGGAATTGCTTTTGCAGTGGCTGGAGTGAGTCGGGAAAATCGTTAGGTTCACGGATCGGTGAACCGCGATCTTGACCACTCTGACCAACAAATTCAATCCGCTGAACATCGCGGCCAATTCGGCGGGCACCACCGTCGCTGGTTTCGATCTAACGCCGCGGTGGCCCCCCGTGCGCCGTTTGGGTTCGGCGGGTTGCCGTTGACGACGGCGCAGCGGTCATTCGGTGCGCACTAACGAGTGATTTTGGCTAACGCAGACTGCTTAGAAATGCCACCAGATCCGCCAACTCGTTCGGCGTCATCGATGCACACAACCCCGCTGGCATCAGCGACTGCGTTTGAATCTGGTGCGAATCGATATCGTCGATCAAGATCACGTGGTCGCGTCCGTCTGCCGATCGAATCGTCCACTGCTTGGCGTCTTCTTGAATGCGTAAGCCAGTGATGACCGTGCCATCGACGGTCAGAATCAAATGAGTTTGCCACTTGGGATCGATGACGCGCGATGGGTTCAGTAGTTGGTCCAGTAGATCCCGTGGTGGAAATTTCGTGCCCACCTTTTCCAGGCTAGGACCGATCAACGGATCGTTTC
Protein-coding regions in this window:
- a CDS encoding prenyltransferase/squalene oxidase repeat-containing protein is translated as MSKNHPSSFPLGRRSYLLGAGAWLAANLVGSQRSAGQESASTLYLKDDVDQAVESGIDYLVSVARRDGAIADRGHEVSMSALAVMAMAAIGTQPSEHDPRGQVMQKAIDFVLDPSNQTMEGYFGGRDGSRMYGHGIVTLMLTEMLGMGATIDQNNRIHKSLVDAIQVILAAQAVKKPEKLKGGWRYTPDSRDSDLSVSIWQLMALRSAKNDGLDVPGESIDDALQYLRYSYASPLDNTGVPRDKVSGFTYTPGTYHPTFTMTAAGLLAMQVCGQYDSPLVAGASEWLLQHPPKANERFFHYGVYYYAQAMHQAGGKYAEKADKLVPQLLLDSQQGNGAWIARGGEERNIGAVYATALTLLSLSVRYHYLPIYQR
- a CDS encoding NAD(P)/FAD-dependent oxidoreductase, whose product is MVFWESKSVSKRVVIIGGGIIGLATARYCRSAGHEVTVIDRDLPNRDSCSFGNAGMIVPSHFVPLAAPGMITMGLKWLANPESPFSIRPRLSLDLASWLWQFKSASTDEHVRRSSPLLRDLHLASRAEYERLQSELPSGFDFHPNGLLMLCKTESGLKEEIETAAEANRLGVTAEVLTADEAARLDPSIAMDIRGAVFFPNDCHLSPNRLMAVLERRLVDDGVEFRWQCEWRGFQNTGSKITTVNTSTGDLAADEVIVCGGVWSPTISKALGIRLPIQAGKGYSMTLEQPRQLPSICSILTEARVAVTPMDGSLRFGGTMEIAGIDQTVSHSRVRGILKSIPQYFPEFQADDFADCEPWVGLRPCSPDGLPYLGRTRAWDNVVISSGHAMMGISLAMVSGKLVAEMVDRKPASIDSVELLSPDRYSGRSKVKR
- a CDS encoding proline racemase family protein, which encodes MHDTTGGIQTIEVIDSHTAGEPTRVVVAGVPDLGGGSVRDQLNQMRDRFDHFRTAIVHEPRGSDVMVGALLCTPSDPDADIGVIFFNNVGYLGMCGHGMIGVAETLRHLGRMDVGLCRVETSVGIVNITLHDDRSITISNVESYRVAKDVVLSVDRIGTVTGDVAWGGNWFFLVKSPTFGLSAQRIPQLQQNAASIRRAINQQGYPDVDHVELFSDATDEPFDSQNFVLCPGLEYDRSPCGTGTSAKLACLAADGKLQPGQRWVQAGILGTTFAGQYDWSQQSPDRIVPRITGNAHVTAESRLRLDPRDPFAWGIRR
- a CDS encoding dihydrodipicolinate synthase family protein produces the protein MDASIFQGCIPALMTPCDANRQPDWDALVKKAKQLVDAGMHAVVYCGSMGDWPLLTDAQRQTGVAALVDAGIKVIVGTGAQNTSIAVDHAAHAQKVGAHGLMVIPRVLSRGTSPVAQRDHFGRILTAAPKLPAVIYNSPYYGFETKADLFFDLRRQFPSLVGFKEFGGAKALSYAGEHITSADDNVVLMAGVDTQVFHGFVHCGASGAITGIGNCLPLQVLQLVSLCSAAAEGNAQARRYAKELNDALIVLSTYDEGPDLVLYYKYLLVLLGDAEYELQFNESDRLSDSQRGYVESQLQQFLTWWENWSGRDFDAASGGANSDHA